Proteins co-encoded in one Arachis hypogaea cultivar Tifrunner chromosome 13, arahy.Tifrunner.gnm2.J5K5, whole genome shotgun sequence genomic window:
- the LOC112737343 gene encoding protein OBERON 4, whose protein sequence is MKRLRSSEDLHSYGDKNGCKDSNLNRSFSSSQRSFYYKPDSAPRKGSLSSSSSSRHDRDRALDEDREGSRLVRKRSEHDFDGFDRRKGFDRYRDGGGYGGGGGGDRSLIHRSESFCGGSRREFPKGFRSERDRPRREGSVSSWRRGLKDFDENGGGSRGSSRVSSTAEERVVRSPKGLRDVKSPTWSKDSESEQSKKRSSSPRVSLRDDKSKSKSKSPTWSKDSESEQSKSCERSKSVEQFKSVEQSKNVEQPKSVEQSKSIEVKKTEELQVQSGSSSEMEEGELEPEPAPAPVPQAEPEAALKVASESEERKDSALLENAEKEVMNECEVNATKAAKGDTQLYEEKPNMDIDSEVKNAEKEADKVQDVQDNPAKDVPVANTEVKLARDVVNRKEECLKADDSECKEETKKDAYLAMSVVNEEEQKQDKGVDLKASAGLDKPELNDEVSKENEAPKEVNREFMAEGVANNIKDKGKSVSVTPTNVAHSSEDGLWTDRGSRDLATCSADVMDGPSTRGFELFSRSPVRKPEKKEQSGLSKKDDGLGMEQLDLSLSLPNVLLPIGSHEMATQAPGSPSQARSVQSLSTTFCTNSDGFTASMSFSGSQSLYHNPSCSLTKNVVDYEQSVGSRPLFQGIDWQSLSQNDPKHKEVPYSKITSANGNGSFYQSQASWGVLDGQVVKGQQSRVLEGSSKMGSGLDRQLSFQKQFSGQSRRHDDVRSPTHSAGSHDIGSNYSREKKGEAKDRSSGSLYRTTSQKEQEQILMGGIDFVETIIAKLVSEPVNATTRKFHEMGGQPVAFLKEGIREIMLNPDKHGQILAFQKVLQNRSDITLDVLLKCHRVQLEILVALKTGLTHYLHVDNSIPSSDLAQVFLNLRCRNLSCRSQLPVDECDCKVCTQKSGFCRECMCLVCSKFDNASNTCSWVGCDVCLHWCHTDCGLRESYIRNGHSTTGTRGMTEMQFHCIACDHPSEMFGFVKEVFQNFAKDWPVETLCKELEYVKRIFNASKDMRGRQLHEIADQMLPRLVNKSNLPEVLRHVMSFLVDGDSSKLAMATNLSGKERSKEIKGVAGPSQEASWLKSTYSEKKPVLERPANILTSFDQNDKRTLAPELQMSIVPKDFCFDELESVVKIKQAEAKMFQSRADDARREAEGLKRIALAKSEKIDEEYTQRIAKLRLGETEEMRRQKLEELQALERAHLEYFNMKRRMEADIKDLLSKMEATKRSLAL, encoded by the exons ATGAAGCGATTGAGGTCAAGCGAAGATCTCCACTCGTACGGTGACAAGAATGGCTGCAAGGATTCGAATCTGAACCGGTCATTTTCGTCGTCGCAGCGAAGCTTCTACTATAAGCCTGACAGTGCACCGCGGAAAGGCTCGCTATCTTCGTCATCGTCTTCTCGCCATGACAGAGATCGAGCGTTGGATGAGGATCGGGAGGGTTCAAGGTTGGTTCGGAAGCGATCGGAACATGATTTCGACGGTTTCGATCGGAGGAAGGGGTTTGATCGGTACAGAGACGGTGGCGGTTACGGCGGCGGTGGAGGAGGAGATAGAAGTTTGATTCACCGGTCAGAGAGCTTCTGCGGAGGTTCGAGGAGGGAGTTTCCGAAGGGGTTCCGGTCGGAGAGGGACCGGCCGAGGAGGGAAGGCAGCGTGTCTTCGTGGCGGAGAGGGTTGAAGGATTTTGATGAGAACGGTGGCGGAAGCAGAGGGAGTAGTAGAGTTTCTTCGACGGCAGAGGAGAGGGTGGTAAGGTCGCCGAAGGGTTTGAGGGATGTGAAGTCGCCGACATGGTCGAAAGACTCCGAAAGTGAGCAATCGAAGAAGAGGTCTTCGTCTCCGAGAGTATCGCTGAGAGATGACAAGTCCAAGTCCAAGTCTAAGTCACCAACTTGGTCCAAGGACTCAGAAAGTGAGCAATCAAAAAGTTGTGAGCGGTCCAAGAGTGTTGAGCAGTTTAAGAGCGTTGAGCAGTCTAAGAATGTTGAGCAACCCAAGAGCGTTGAGCAGTCGAAGAGCATTGAGGTGAAGAAAACCGAGGAGTTGCAGGTTCAGAGTGGAAGCAGCAGTGAAATGGAAGAAGGGGAGTTAGAACCTGAGCCTGCTCCTGCTCCTGTTCCTCAGGCTGAACCAGAGGCGGCTCTCAAAGTTGCTTCTGAAAGTGAAGAACGCAAGGATTCTGCCCTTTTGGAGAATGCTGAGAAGGAAGTCATGAACGAATGTGAGGTCAATGCTACAAAGGCTGCAAAGGGCGATACACAATTATACGAGGAAAAACCTAATATGGACATTGATTCTGAGGTGAAAAATGCAGAAAAGGAAGCCGATAAGGTGCAAGATGTTCAAGACAATCCTGCGAAGGATGTTCCTGTTGCTAATACTGAAGTCAAACTGGCTCGTGATGTTGTTAATAGAAAAGAGGAGTGTTTGAAGGCTGACGATTCTGAGTGCAAGGAGGAAACAAAGAAGGATGCATATTTGGCGATGTCTGTGGTTAACGAAGAGGAGCAGAAACAGGACAAGGGTGTGGATTTAAAAGCTAGCGCAGGTCTtgacaaaccagagttaaatgatGAAGTCTCAAAAGAGAATGAAGCTCCAAAAGAAGTGAATAGGGAATTCATGGCGGAGGGTGTGGCCAACAACATCAAGGATAAAGGGAAAAGCGTCTCTGTTACCCCAACTAATGTTGCCCATTCTTCAGAAGATGGCTTGTGGACTGATAGAGGATCAAGAGATCTTGCCACATGCTCTGCTGATGTTATGGACGGCCCTAGCACCAGAGGATTCGAGTTGTTTTCTAGATCTCCTGTCAGAAAACCGGAGAAAAAGGAGCAGTCAGGTCTCAGCAAGAAGGATGATGGTCTTGGAATGGAGCAGCTTGATCTTTCTCTTAGCTTACCAAATGTTCTGTTACCTATTGGTTCTCATGAGATGGCAACGCAAGCCCCTGGATCCCCCAGTCAAGCTCGGAGTGTGCAGTCATTAAGTACTACATTTTGTACCAACTCAGATGGTTTTACTGCATCAATGTCTTTTTCAGGCTCCCAATCTCTCTACCACAATCCAAGCTGTTCTCTAACAAAAAATGTAGTTGACTATGAACAATCTGTTGGCAGCCGCCCCTTATTTCAGGGAATTGATTGGCAAAGCCTATCTCAGAATGATCCCAAACATAAAGAAGTTCCTTATAGCAAGATAACTTCTGCAAATGGAAATGGTTCATTTTACCAATCTCAAGCATCATGGGGTGTTTTAGATGGTCAAGTTGTGAAGGGTCAACAATCTAGGGTCCTAGAAGGAAGCTCAAAAATGGGCAGCGGACTTGACAGGCAATTGAGTTTTCAGAAGCAGTTTTCGGGACAGTCAAGACGCCATGATGATGTTAGATCTCCTACACACAGTGCTGGGTCTCATGACATTGGGTCAAATTATAGTCGTGAGAAAAAGGGGGAAGCCAAGGATAGGAGTAGTGGTAGTTTGTATCGAACTACTAGCCAAAAGGAGCAAGAACAAATTCTGATGGGTGGAATTGACTTTGTTGAGACTATCATTGCAAAACTGGTTTCTGAACCAGTGAATGCGACGACTCGAAAGTTTCATGAAATGGGAGGACAGCCTGTAGCGTTTCTGAAGGAGGGCATTAGGGAAATCATGCTTAATCCAGATAAGCACGGGCAAATACTTGCTTTCCAAAAAGTTCTGCAGAATAGGTCTGACATAACCTTGGATGTCTTACTAAAGTGTCATCGAGTACAACTGGAAATTTTGGTTGCTTTAAAAACTGGTTTAACCCATTATCTTCACGTAGACAACAGCATTCCATCTTCTGATTTAGCTCAAGTTTTTCTGAACCTAAGATGTAGGAATCTTTCATGTCGAAGCCAATTGCCTGTGGATGAATGCGATTGCAAGGTTTGTACACAGAAGAGTGGTTTTTGCAGGGAATGCATGTGTCTGGTGTGTTCTAAGTTTGACAACGCATCAAATACATGTAGTTGGGTTGGGTGTGATGTTTGCCTTCACTGGTGTCATACTGATTGTGGGTTACGGGAGTCTTATATTAGAAATGGTCACAGTACTACTGGGACAAGAGGAATGACAGAGATGCAGTTTCATTGTATTGCTTGTGATCACCCGTCTGAGATGTTTGGCTTTGTCAAGGAGGTGTTTCAAAATTTTGCAAAAGATTGGCCAGTTGAAACCCTCTGCAAGGAGCTTGAATATGTGAAGAGAATTTTTAATGCCAGCAAGGACATGAGAGGGAGACAACTGCATGAGATTGCAGATCAAATGCTACCAAGGCTGGTAAACAAGTCGAACCTTCCTGAGGTTTTGAGGCACGTAATGTCTTTCCTTGTTG ATGGGGATTCTTCCAAATTAGCCATGGCTACAAACTTATCTGGGAAGGAACGAAGTAAGGAAATCAAAGGGGTAGCTGGGCCAAGCCAGGAAGCTTCTTGGCTGAAATCTACTTATTCGGAGAAGAAACCTGTGTTAGAAAGGCCAGCAAACATCCTTACCAGCTTTGATCAAAATGATAAAAGGACTCTGGCGCCTGAGCTGCAAATGAGTATTGTCCCAAAAGACTTCTGTTTTGATGAATTGGAGAGTGTAGTTAAAATCAAACAAGCAGAGGCTAAAATGTTTCAGTCACGTGCTGATGATGCAAGAAGAGAAGCTGAAGGGTTGAAACGTATTGCCCTTGCAAAGAGTGAGAAAATTGATGAAGAGTATACTCAGCGAATTGCGAAGCTGCGACTGGGTGAGACAGAGGAAATGCGTAGGCAGAAACTCGAAGAACTTCAAGCATTAGAACGGGCACATCTGGAGTATTTCAACATGAAAAGGAGAATGGAGGCAGACATTAAAGATCTTTTATCTAAAATGGAAGCTACTAAAAGGAGTCTTGCCCTGTGA